One genomic window of Caldivirga maquilingensis IC-167 includes the following:
- a CDS encoding cation:proton antiporter, whose protein sequence is MAVGSIYLTLLEFAILVTTAESLSLILAKYKYPSIVAELLTGIALSPYALGGLLNALLHVDLFSINNYVVFLSEFSVILLLFASGLGHGLSSLKQGGFPGLMAAVAGAILPFMTVYWYCTSVGFSQVAASLIALSTAPTSLAVVANIIEREGLHELPSTKVLVAAASVDDVVALILLSTLPTSPSTDSVAGFTLRIVKIAVLWVIFLTASILLIPRLLNRINEYLVVYASLIVLFGLVVSMVASGFSAVIASFIAGVAVAESRESGRVRASIDALLAIFGSIFFITIGLQMNFKTITNLTTILQSLIVSAIAIIAKVIGVYPFAYIKLRNTSASLTASLGMVPRGEMGLVIASIGLSSSLLNPSEYGLILIMVLATTIIGSILYRRSIRLNIEGN, encoded by the coding sequence ATGGCGGTTGGTTCAATATACTTAACGCTACTGGAGTTCGCAATACTAGTAACCACTGCAGAATCCCTCAGCCTAATCCTAGCCAAGTACAAGTACCCGAGTATTGTGGCAGAGTTACTGACTGGTATAGCATTAAGCCCATATGCCCTAGGCGGGTTACTTAACGCCTTACTCCACGTTGACTTATTCTCAATAAACAACTACGTGGTGTTTCTATCCGAGTTCTCAGTAATACTCCTCCTATTCGCCTCAGGGCTTGGGCATGGATTATCCTCACTTAAACAGGGTGGATTCCCTGGGTTAATGGCTGCTGTAGCCGGTGCCATATTACCCTTCATGACTGTTTACTGGTACTGCACTAGTGTTGGTTTTAGTCAAGTGGCTGCATCACTCATAGCCCTATCAACAGCACCCACTAGCCTAGCCGTTGTTGCTAACATTATTGAGAGGGAGGGGCTTCATGAACTCCCAAGCACCAAGGTGCTTGTGGCCGCTGCCTCAGTGGATGACGTGGTTGCACTCATACTGCTCTCCACATTACCCACAAGTCCCAGCACTGATTCAGTAGCAGGCTTTACGCTACGTATAGTTAAAATAGCCGTTCTCTGGGTAATCTTCCTGACTGCATCAATATTACTTATACCTAGGTTACTTAACAGGATTAATGAATACCTAGTGGTCTACGCATCACTAATAGTGTTGTTTGGACTAGTGGTTTCAATGGTTGCCTCAGGCTTCTCAGCAGTAATAGCATCCTTCATAGCCGGTGTAGCGGTTGCGGAAAGCAGGGAGTCAGGTAGGGTTAGGGCGTCTATTGACGCATTATTAGCCATATTTGGTTCAATATTCTTCATAACCATAGGCCTCCAAATGAACTTCAAGACAATAACCAACTTAACGACTATCCTCCAATCCCTAATAGTATCAGCAATAGCAATTATAGCTAAGGTTATTGGAGTTTACCCATTCGCCTACATTAAGTTAAGGAACACATCCGCCTCATTAACAGCATCACTAGGCATGGTGCCTAGGGGTGAAATGGGGTTGGTGATCGCCTCAATAGGCTTATCAAGCAGTCTACTAAACCCAAGTGAATACGGCTTAATACTAATAATGGTTCTTGCAACCACAATAATTGGTTCAATACTATATAGGAGGAGCATTAGGCTTAACATTGAGGGGAATTAA
- the hemL gene encoding glutamate-1-semialdehyde 2,1-aminomutase translates to MATDAAELFKEALSLFPGGVNSPVRAMKHLPTPLIVKRAEGAFLYTIDGVKLIDYCMGFGPLILGHRHPTVLEAVRRSLEDGWLYGALTRNEVELAKEINSSIRSVEMIRFVNTGTEAVMNAVRLARGFTGRRYIVKFEGNYHGAFDYVLVKAGSGAATWGVPTSAGILEDAVKYTLVVPYNDVEALERVFREHGSEIALLLVEPIAGNYGLIIPDLEFIKATRELTERYGALLLFDEVITGFRVGLNGAQGLFGIKPDLTTLGKIIGGGFPIGAFGGRRDVMSMITPQGPVYNAGTFNAHPVSVAAGLATIRVIKSGGVYEVANEAAERITEAILDSASRSGFDIVVKRIASMFQFYFKKGDVKTPADVRASDEKLYLTFHREALSRGVYFTPSQYEVNFTSAAHSRDVVDETIRVIEEVFKALKTKAH, encoded by the coding sequence ATGGCTACTGATGCGGCTGAGTTATTCAAGGAGGCTTTAAGCCTATTCCCAGGTGGGGTTAATAGTCCGGTTAGGGCAATGAAGCACCTGCCTACTCCATTAATAGTTAAGAGGGCTGAGGGTGCATTCCTCTACACTATTGATGGCGTTAAGTTAATTGACTACTGCATGGGCTTCGGCCCCCTAATCCTAGGGCATAGGCACCCCACTGTCCTTGAGGCTGTTAGGAGGAGTCTTGAGGATGGTTGGTTATACGGGGCGTTAACCAGGAATGAGGTTGAGTTAGCTAAGGAGATTAACAGTAGTATTAGGAGTGTTGAAATGATTAGGTTTGTTAACACGGGTACCGAGGCAGTGATGAATGCTGTTAGGTTGGCTAGGGGCTTCACTGGGAGGAGGTATATTGTTAAGTTTGAGGGTAATTACCACGGCGCCTTCGACTACGTCCTTGTTAAGGCCGGTAGTGGGGCGGCCACGTGGGGTGTTCCAACAAGCGCCGGTATCCTTGAGGATGCAGTTAAATACACCCTGGTGGTTCCTTATAATGATGTTGAGGCCTTGGAGAGGGTCTTCAGGGAGCATGGTAGTGAAATAGCCCTACTCCTAGTGGAGCCCATAGCGGGTAATTACGGCTTAATAATACCGGATTTAGAATTCATTAAGGCTACAAGGGAGTTAACTGAGAGGTATGGGGCTTTACTCCTCTTCGATGAGGTTATAACAGGGTTTAGGGTTGGGTTGAATGGGGCCCAGGGCTTATTCGGCATTAAACCCGACTTAACAACACTGGGTAAGATAATCGGCGGCGGCTTCCCAATAGGTGCCTTCGGTGGTAGGAGGGATGTAATGAGCATGATTACACCCCAGGGCCCAGTCTACAATGCCGGTACATTCAATGCCCACCCAGTATCAGTAGCCGCTGGGTTAGCGACCATTAGGGTGATTAAGAGTGGTGGGGTTTATGAGGTTGCCAATGAGGCTGCGGAGAGGATTACTGAGGCAATACTTGACTCAGCTTCAAGAAGCGGCTTCGATATTGTGGTTAAGAGAATAGCGTCAATGTTTCAATTCTACTTCAAGAAGGGTGACGTGAAGACCCCTGCAGACGTTAGGGCCAGTGACGAGAAGCTTTACCTAACCTTCCACAGGGAGGCGTTGAGTAGGGGTGTTTACTTCACCCCAAGTCAATACGAGGTTAACTTCACCTCAGCGGCGCATAGTAGGGATGTGGTTGATGAAACCATTAGGGTTATTGAAGAGGTCTTCAAGGCCCTTAAAACCAAGGCTCACTAG
- a CDS encoding MFS transporter, with protein sequence MSTGEVKARYYTLASVSTMLAWGLEYYDIIVFSILSQILEGVFKLSLVTVWFAFAITYFARPLGALIFGYLGDKFGRRTTTAIDAALMGAASLAIGLLPTYAQIGVAAPIALYVIRLIQGIGLGGEAGGGATWALEQVNPRWKPILNGVMYSGLSWAVFLAGAISILVEGSIGYTAFAANGWRILFYIGAVLALVAFLIRVFGIESPEWLRARESGSLKPIPIASRRVWGVNMLILILINLGLTIYYYGGLGYWPYVLPRIIAPSLGVSAKAASTYAYTLTVYGGIGAVIGEVLSGLIVLKTGVRGSFIYPAILLALTAPPAVYLAFTLSPSAYYASLLTGILFGLAAAPQTMYFTSLFPVESRWSAISLGWNINAAIGPFSSLALALLVKATVGLPYSYLTGSLMMMIGALLVVAGSLIKPSNLYAKPGEYYIRK encoded by the coding sequence GTGTCAACCGGTGAGGTTAAGGCAAGGTACTACACTTTAGCCTCAGTATCAACAATGCTTGCATGGGGTCTCGAGTACTATGATATAATAGTCTTCTCAATCCTCTCCCAAATACTTGAGGGGGTCTTTAAACTCAGCCTAGTCACAGTATGGTTCGCCTTCGCCATAACCTACTTCGCAAGGCCACTGGGTGCATTAATCTTCGGTTACCTTGGGGACAAGTTCGGTAGGAGGACCACTACGGCCATTGATGCTGCATTAATGGGTGCAGCAAGCCTAGCCATAGGCCTCCTACCCACCTACGCCCAAATAGGTGTTGCGGCGCCAATTGCCTTATACGTGATTAGGCTTATTCAGGGTATTGGGCTTGGCGGTGAGGCTGGCGGTGGGGCTACCTGGGCCCTTGAGCAGGTTAACCCCAGGTGGAAGCCTATATTAAATGGTGTAATGTATAGTGGCTTATCCTGGGCAGTCTTCCTAGCCGGCGCAATAAGCATACTTGTTGAGGGTAGTATAGGTTACACGGCCTTTGCGGCTAATGGGTGGAGGATACTATTCTACATAGGTGCAGTATTAGCCCTAGTGGCCTTCTTGATTAGGGTTTTTGGTATTGAATCCCCTGAGTGGTTGAGGGCTAGGGAATCCGGTTCATTGAAGCCTATCCCCATAGCCAGTAGGAGGGTTTGGGGGGTTAACATGCTTATACTAATTTTAATTAACCTAGGCTTAACAATATACTACTACGGTGGCTTAGGCTACTGGCCATATGTACTACCTAGGATAATTGCCCCAAGCCTAGGGGTAAGCGCCAAGGCTGCAAGCACCTACGCCTACACGTTAACAGTCTACGGTGGTATTGGGGCGGTGATTGGTGAGGTTTTAAGCGGCTTAATTGTACTTAAAACCGGCGTTAGGGGTAGCTTCATATACCCAGCCATACTACTAGCCTTAACCGCACCACCAGCTGTTTACCTCGCCTTCACCCTAAGCCCAAGCGCCTACTACGCATCATTATTAACGGGTATATTATTCGGCTTAGCCGCAGCCCCACAGACAATGTACTTCACCTCGCTCTTCCCAGTGGAGAGTAGGTGGTCGGCGATTTCACTGGGCTGGAACATTAACGCCGCCATTGGACCCTTTAGCTCACTGGCCTTAGCCCTACTGGTTAAGGCAACAGTGGGTTTACCCTACTCATACTTAACTGGTTCATTAATGATGATGATTGGTGCACTCCTAGTTGTGGCTGGTTCATTAATTAAGCCAAGTAACCTATACGCTAAGCCAGGTGAATACTATATACGTAAGTAG
- the mqnC gene encoding cyclic dehypoxanthinyl futalosine synthase, giving the protein MSQALEKALSGEELKPPDIEELLELNLWDLGIAAGELTRRLFNGVVTFIPNLILNYTNVCTIACSFCAFYRPPRHPEAYTMSVDYAVKLVTEVDSRFGIRQVLVQGGINPELGIEYYEELFKTLKAKLPHVAIHGLSPIEVDYLARKHRMSYREVLERLKAAGMDTLAGGGGEILVDEVRRIIAPHKISAETWLRVMEIAHGLGIMSNATMMYGHVESKAHWAEHLYRIISLQRRTHGFLSFTAWNFEPGNSELTNKVPYPLTSATLLRVVAVARLVFKGELPNIQSSWLTNGLDTAQLALKFGANDFGGTLYEERVIPATGLSKPVFTRDYVINMIRSLGYKPAERDNWYRVLKLYD; this is encoded by the coding sequence ATGAGTCAGGCATTGGAGAAGGCCCTTAGTGGTGAAGAGTTGAAGCCCCCTGATATTGAGGAGCTTCTTGAATTAAACCTATGGGACCTAGGCATCGCTGCAGGGGAGTTAACTAGGAGGTTGTTTAATGGTGTGGTGACCTTCATACCCAATCTAATACTGAACTACACCAACGTCTGCACAATAGCCTGCAGCTTCTGCGCCTTCTATAGGCCACCTAGGCACCCTGAGGCATACACCATGAGTGTGGATTACGCCGTTAAGCTTGTTACAGAGGTTGATTCAAGATTCGGTATTAGGCAGGTTCTAGTGCAGGGTGGTATTAATCCTGAATTAGGCATTGAGTACTACGAGGAATTATTCAAGACCCTTAAGGCTAAGCTACCCCACGTGGCTATTCACGGTTTAAGCCCCATTGAGGTTGATTACCTAGCTAGGAAGCATAGAATGAGTTACAGGGAGGTTCTTGAGAGGCTTAAGGCAGCTGGAATGGATACGCTAGCTGGGGGTGGCGGGGAGATTCTGGTGGATGAGGTTAGGAGGATTATTGCACCACATAAGATTAGTGCTGAAACCTGGTTGAGAGTAATGGAGATTGCCCACGGGTTAGGCATAATGAGTAACGCAACAATGATGTACGGGCACGTGGAGTCTAAGGCGCATTGGGCTGAGCACCTATACAGGATTATTAGCCTACAGAGGAGGACTCATGGATTCCTATCCTTCACCGCGTGGAATTTCGAGCCAGGTAACAGTGAGTTAACTAATAAGGTTCCTTACCCATTAACATCAGCCACATTACTGAGGGTGGTTGCCGTGGCTAGGCTTGTGTTTAAGGGTGAGTTACCTAATATTCAATCAAGTTGGTTAACTAATGGTCTTGATACTGCTCAATTAGCCCTCAAATTCGGTGCAAACGACTTCGGTGGAACACTATACGAGGAGAGAGTAATACCAGCAACCGGGTTAAGTAAACCAGTATTCACAAGGGATTACGTAATCAACATGATTAGAAGCCTAGGATACAAACCAGCGGAACGCGACAACTGGTATAGGGTGTTAAAACTATACGACTAA
- a CDS encoding CofH family radical SAM protein: protein MCTINDVRNAVANGVSKTAALSLFTQCDFRLLAKVADELTMKITGDTVTFVNNVVINYTNVCVAQCPICAFYRLKGHPEAYLRSPQEVVKGVLEARANYGVSELHINGGFHPDLTIEYFEELFSSVKKAAPEITIKGPTAAEVDFYAKIWRMSTREVLERLKEAGLDALSGGGAEILSEDVRKIITPYKFNAEAWLRISHEAHELGLRSNATMMYGHVEEPHHIIDHLFSIRRLQEETNGILLFIPIKFVPWNTRLYKDGLVKGPAPTELDVKVTAISRIVLGGVIKRIGAYWTSVGKRIASTLLLAGANDLVGTMINEQVLRQAGSGDALKPTTVAELAHIAREVGRRPMVRDTFHTRLIEVN, encoded by the coding sequence ATGTGCACCATTAATGATGTTAGGAACGCGGTTGCCAATGGGGTTAGTAAAACAGCTGCCTTAAGCCTATTCACTCAATGCGACTTCAGGTTGCTGGCTAAGGTGGCTGATGAATTAACAATGAAGATCACCGGGGACACGGTTACCTTCGTTAATAACGTGGTTATTAACTACACTAACGTATGCGTGGCTCAATGCCCAATATGCGCCTTCTATAGGCTTAAGGGTCATCCTGAAGCCTACCTGAGGAGTCCCCAGGAGGTTGTTAAGGGTGTTCTTGAGGCTAGGGCTAATTACGGGGTTAGTGAACTCCACATTAACGGTGGCTTTCACCCAGACTTAACCATAGAGTACTTTGAGGAGTTATTCAGCAGTGTTAAGAAGGCTGCACCGGAGATTACTATTAAGGGGCCTACTGCCGCTGAGGTGGATTTCTACGCTAAGATTTGGCGCATGAGCACTAGGGAGGTTCTTGAGAGGCTTAAGGAGGCTGGGTTAGACGCATTATCAGGGGGTGGGGCTGAAATCCTCAGTGAGGATGTTAGGAAGATTATTACCCCATATAAGTTTAATGCCGAAGCCTGGTTGAGGATTTCCCATGAGGCCCATGAATTGGGTTTAAGGAGTAATGCAACAATGATGTATGGGCACGTGGAGGAGCCCCACCACATAATAGACCACTTATTCTCAATAAGGAGGCTTCAGGAGGAGACCAATGGCATACTACTCTTCATACCCATTAAGTTCGTTCCATGGAATACAAGGCTCTATAAGGATGGATTAGTTAAGGGTCCTGCACCCACTGAACTGGATGTTAAGGTTACTGCAATATCAAGGATTGTGCTTGGGGGCGTTATTAAGAGGATTGGGGCCTACTGGACCTCAGTGGGTAAGAGGATTGCCTCAACACTCCTACTGGCTGGGGCTAATGACTTAGTTGGAACCATGATTAATGAACAAGTGCTTAGGCAAGCCGGCTCAGGCGACGCCTTGAAGCCAACCACCGTGGCTGAGTTGGCTCACATTGCTAGGGAGGTTGGTAGGAGGCCTATGGTTAGGGACACATTCCACACAAGGCTCATTGAGGTGAATTAA
- a CDS encoding MqnA/MqnD/SBP family protein — translation MRIARLKYAHSDPLFRYSGLNPVSVSNNESIKLILEEEVDVAFVPLTYASQHCDVVNMVPYFAVYSRGPVLSARLFKGSGKGYAAIEDTSVNAGVLSALMGISFERVSDPYEALRRYEGVLVIGDEALRMTALGLPYITDVGELWERRIGKPLVYAVMVARIGVSVGELMSVVNAIKASLNSFMSNPEPLIREVAGRLNVPDWVIRDYLMKSIKYEVNDDVIDGINTELEVLKLHKCLRVLPRQQ, via the coding sequence ATGAGGATTGCAAGGCTCAAGTACGCCCACAGTGATCCATTATTCAGGTACTCGGGGTTAAACCCAGTGTCCGTGAGTAATAATGAGTCTATTAAATTAATCCTAGAGGAGGAGGTTGATGTAGCCTTCGTACCATTAACCTACGCCTCACAGCACTGCGACGTAGTCAACATGGTCCCCTACTTCGCAGTCTACAGTAGGGGGCCTGTGTTATCGGCTAGGTTATTCAAGGGCTCCGGTAAGGGTTACGCCGCCATTGAGGACACTAGTGTTAACGCTGGTGTATTATCAGCATTAATGGGGATTAGTTTCGAGAGGGTTTCAGACCCCTATGAGGCTTTAAGGAGGTATGAGGGTGTTTTAGTTATTGGTGATGAGGCGCTTAGGATGACTGCCCTAGGCTTACCCTACATTACTGATGTTGGTGAGCTTTGGGAGAGGAGGATTGGTAAACCCCTAGTCTACGCTGTAATGGTTGCGAGGATTGGGGTGAGTGTTGGTGAATTAATGAGCGTGGTTAATGCCATTAAGGCGTCCCTTAACTCATTCATGAGTAATCCCGAGCCGTTGATCAGGGAGGTGGCTGGTAGGCTTAATGTGCCTGATTGGGTGATTAGGGATTACTTAATGAAGAGTATTAAGTATGAGGTTAATGATGATGTCATTGATGGGATAAACACTGAACTTGAGGTGCTTAAGCTGCATAAATGCCTACGGGTCCTCCCCCGTCAACAGTGA
- the agl3 gene encoding UDP-sulfoquinovose synthase, whose translation MRILILGVDGYLGWALALRLIRRGHEVIGVDNFYTRRAVEEVGSWSALPILSMEDRVKAVEEVYGSRLVFHEADVTDYDAVRHIIERHRPDAIVHFAEQRSAPYSMIDVNHASYTMVNNLKSTLNVIYSIREVNGRIHLLKMGTLGEFGYPAFKLPEDAFVDAVINGVKDRVLVPRWGGSWYHWSKVFDSYMLVYANKLWGLTITDFHQGPVYGTRTSDIVSDELFTRFDFDDVWGTVFNRFCAEAVIGHELTVYGTGLQRKGFTSLEDTTEALTLLLENPPSDGEYRTVYHYREVLTLNTIADLVKEASREVLGYEPQVVHLPNPRVEPEDDLNYEPERRVLPRLGMYGLRRNMRDEVKGILRDLARYRGRIEAKASVLKPRVKWRGS comes from the coding sequence GTGAGGATTCTTATACTTGGTGTTGATGGTTACCTGGGTTGGGCACTTGCGCTTAGGCTTATAAGGAGGGGTCATGAGGTTATTGGTGTTGATAACTTCTACACTAGGAGGGCTGTGGAGGAGGTTGGTTCATGGTCTGCTTTACCGATATTAAGCATGGAGGATAGGGTTAAGGCTGTGGAGGAGGTTTATGGATCGAGGCTGGTTTTCCATGAGGCTGATGTGACTGATTACGATGCCGTGAGGCACATTATTGAGAGGCATAGGCCTGATGCAATAGTTCACTTTGCTGAGCAACGTTCAGCACCATACTCAATGATTGATGTTAACCACGCCTCCTACACAATGGTGAATAACCTTAAGTCAACCCTCAACGTAATCTACTCAATAAGGGAGGTTAATGGTAGGATTCATTTACTTAAAATGGGTACACTGGGTGAGTTCGGTTACCCAGCCTTCAAGCTACCTGAGGACGCCTTCGTTGACGCTGTGATTAATGGTGTTAAGGATAGGGTACTTGTACCGAGGTGGGGTGGTTCATGGTATCATTGGAGTAAGGTCTTCGACTCTTACATGCTTGTTTACGCCAATAAGCTATGGGGATTAACCATAACTGACTTCCACCAGGGGCCGGTCTACGGTACGAGGACCAGTGATATTGTTTCAGATGAATTATTCACTAGGTTTGACTTCGATGATGTATGGGGCACTGTGTTCAATAGGTTCTGCGCCGAGGCTGTGATTGGCCACGAGTTAACAGTCTACGGTACCGGGCTTCAGAGGAAGGGCTTCACCTCCCTTGAAGACACCACCGAGGCCCTGACACTACTCCTGGAGAATCCCCCCAGTGACGGTGAGTATAGGACTGTTTACCATTATAGGGAGGTGCTGACGCTTAACACCATAGCTGACTTGGTTAAGGAGGCTAGTAGGGAGGTTTTGGGTTATGAACCACAGGTGGTTCACTTACCTAACCCAAGGGTGGAGCCTGAGGATGACTTAAACTATGAGCCTGAGAGGAGGGTTCTACCTAGGTTAGGTATGTATGGGTTAAGGAGGAACATGAGGGATGAGGTTAAGGGTATATTAAGGGACTTAGCCAGGTATAGGGGTAGGATTGAGGCTAAGGCTAGTGTACTTAAACCCAGGGTTAAATGGAGGGGGAGTTAG
- a CDS encoding sulfide-dependent adenosine diphosphate thiazole synthase — MAGISIREASITRAIVNSALKLLSEYSSVDVAIVGAGPSGMTAAYYLAKAGLKTLVLERRFSFGGGIGGAASHLPSIIVEHPVSEILSKDFGIKIMDMGDGLFTVDPAEMIAKLAVKAIDAGAKFLLGVHVDDVIYRDNPPRITGLALYWATIQMAGVHTDPFFIESNAVVDATGHDAEVAAVASRKIPELGIVVRGEKSAYVGVAEDLVVKYTGKVIDGLYVTGMAVAAVHGLPRMGPIFGSMIMSGKRVAEIIIEDLKGNH; from the coding sequence ATGGCCGGCATATCCATTAGGGAGGCCAGTATAACAAGGGCCATTGTGAACTCAGCACTAAAACTCCTAAGCGAGTACTCAAGCGTCGACGTAGCCATAGTGGGTGCAGGGCCCTCGGGGATGACGGCCGCCTACTACTTAGCCAAGGCGGGCTTGAAAACCTTGGTTTTAGAGAGGAGGTTTAGCTTCGGGGGTGGTATTGGAGGAGCAGCTAGCCATTTGCCAAGTATCATTGTTGAGCACCCAGTCTCAGAAATACTATCTAAGGACTTCGGTATCAAGATTATGGACATGGGTGATGGACTCTTCACGGTGGATCCTGCCGAGATGATAGCTAAGCTAGCCGTTAAGGCCATTGACGCTGGGGCCAAGTTCCTACTTGGGGTTCACGTGGATGACGTGATATACAGGGATAACCCACCAAGGATAACTGGCCTAGCCCTCTACTGGGCTACAATCCAAATGGCAGGGGTCCACACAGACCCATTCTTCATTGAGTCCAATGCAGTCGTAGACGCCACCGGCCACGACGCTGAGGTGGCTGCAGTGGCCTCCAGGAAGATACCGGAATTGGGCATAGTGGTTCGCGGTGAGAAATCAGCCTACGTAGGGGTTGCAGAGGATCTTGTGGTTAAGTATACAGGTAAGGTCATTGATGGACTATACGTAACGGGGATGGCTGTGGCGGCGGTACATGGTCTACCAAGGATGGGTCCCATATTCGGTTCAATGATAATGAGCGGTAAGAGGGTTGCCGAGATAATAATTGAGGATTTAAAGGGCAACCATTAA
- a CDS encoding 3'-5' exonuclease codes for MVNRGRKRPWIVLGFDIETCSPDKLPHLNDKVLAIGVKLIEYKGSINTMRNTKSNENIKNQLEDFGIKSLIDYDEECNKAEQKLLNGFKKLIENIPNDATAVLTGFNILRFDIPLLTNRSLANRVFNDLTEAEEFFFNNKQKRIFVVDLLDIYRFATLPVLVLKQDNLSEIINENLSKRNPDVDKDTLLRNIKGCKK; via the coding sequence GTGGTAAATCGGGGAAGAAAAAGACCTTGGATTGTACTGGGTTTTGATATAGAAACTTGCTCACCTGATAAACTGCCTCACCTTAATGATAAGGTTCTTGCCATTGGGGTAAAGCTAATTGAATACAAAGGATCAATAAATACGATGAGGAATACGAAAAGCAATGAGAATATAAAGAATCAACTTGAGGATTTTGGAATTAAAAGTTTGATCGATTACGACGAAGAGTGCAACAAAGCTGAACAGAAATTATTAAACGGCTTCAAGAAACTTATTGAGAATATACCTAATGATGCTACGGCCGTACTTACGGGTTTTAATATACTAAGATTTGACATACCATTGCTCACTAATAGAAGTTTAGCCAATAGAGTATTCAATGATCTAACAGAAGCTGAGGAATTCTTCTTTAATAATAAACAGAAGAGAATATTCGTAGTTGATTTGCTAGATATATATAGATTTGCAACATTACCAGTACTAGTATTAAAACAAGATAATTTAAGTGAAATTATAAATGAGAATTTATCTAAGAGGAATCCAGATGTAGATAAAGACACGCTACTGAGAAATATTAAGGGGTGTAAAAAATAG